DNA from Nitrospira sp.:
ACGCTCGATCAAGTCATGGACGGCCTGACGAAGAGCAACACGGATGTGGGGGGCAACTACCTGACGTTGGGAGGTCAAAGTTTCAATATCCGGGGCATGGGGTTGATCAAGACGCTCGACGACATTGCCAACACGGTCGTGACGCAAAAGGAAGGGACGCCGGTCTTCGTCAGAAACCTCGGCAAGACCAGCATCGGGTCGCGGGTGCGGTTGGGCAAGGTCGGCATCGACGATCGGGACGACGTCGTCGAAGGCGTCGTCCTGCTCCAGCGAGGCGCCAAGGCCTTGCCGGTGCTGGACAAGGTCCACGAGAAGGTCCAGGACCTCAACAGCCGCAAGCTGCCGCAGGGCGTGGCGATCAAGACGTTTTATGACCGGACGGTGCTGATCCACACGACCATCGAAACGGTCGTCGATATCCTGATCGCCGGCATCCTGCTCGTCTCGGTCATCCTCTACCTGTTCCTCGGCCATTTTCGGACCTCGATGATCGTGGCGCTGACCGTTCCCGTGGCGTTGCTCTTCACCTTCGGGATGATGGTGCTCAGCGGACAGTCGGCCAACTTGATTTCCTTGGGAGCCGTCGATTTCGGGATCATCGTCGATTCGACGTTGATCATGGTCGAGAGCATTTTTTACCATCTGGCGCACAAGCCCTCGCAGGGGTTCACGTTGCCGATGCATATCATACGGGCCGCTCGCGAAGTGGGGCGGCCGATTTTTTTTGCGACCACGATCATCGTCGTCGCCTTCCTGCCGCTGTTCACCATGACCGGCGTGCCGGGAAAGGTGTTCGCGCCGATGTCCTTGACCTACGGCTTTGCCTTGAGCGGAGCCCTGTTGATGGCCTTCACCCTGGCGCCGGCCCTCTGTTCCTTGTTGCTCGACGGACCGATCAGTGAACGTGATACGGCGGTGGTGGAATTCTTGAGTCGTCGATACTTGGCGCTGTTGAACTGGGGGCTTCAGCGCGAATGGCTCGTGATCGGCATTGCGATCGTCTCGTTGGTGCTGGCCATGGCGGCGGTGCCGTTCATCGGAGGGGAATTCATGCCGGCGCTGGAGGAGGGCAATATTTGGATGCGCACCACCTTCCCGGTGGATATCTCGTTCGAAGAGGCCGCCCATCTCGTGACGCAGATTCGGGCGATTTTTCGGCAGTTCCCGGAAGTCATCAGCGCGGCCTCGCAACTGGGGCGCCCCGACGATGGAACGGACCCGACCAGTTTCTTCAACGCCGAATTCCTGGTGACGCTGAAACCCTTCAAAGAATGGCGGGGCGAGGTGCGGACGAAAAAGGCGTTGATCGACCGAATCGAACAACGGCTGGCCAATATTCCCGGCGTGACCTTCAACTTTTCCCAGGCGATTCAGGACAATGTGCAAGAGGCCATGTCGGGGGTGAAGGGCGAGAATGCCGTCAAGCTCTACGGCGGCGATCTCCAGACCCTGGAGCGACTCGCGAAACAGATCGAACAGGCGATGAAGGGGGTGCGGGGCGTCAAAGACCTGGGCATCCTCCATCTGCTGGGGCAACCGAACCTGGTCATCGAGGTGAACCGCGAGGAATGCGCCCGGTACGGCCTCAAGGTGGGCGATGTCAACGACGTGGTGCAGGCGGCCATCGGCGGTCAGGCAGTCACTCAGGTGTACGAGGGAGAACGTTGGTTCGATCTCGTCGTGCGATTTCTGCCGGAGTTCCGGCGCGACCTGGAGTCGATCGGCAACATCGTCGTCAGTACGCCGGAAGGGGCGCGGATTCCACTCAAGCAATTGGCCTCGATCACCGAGCAGACCGGCGCCTTCATCGTCTATCGAGAGAACAATGAACGCTACATTCCCATCAAGTTCAGTGTCCGCGGCAGAGACCTGGAAGGGACGGTCCGCGAAGCGCAGGAACGGATTGAGAAACAGGTCCGGTTCCCGGCCGGGTACCGGATCGAGTGGCACGGCGAATTCGACCAGTTGCAAGAGGAGAAGGTGCGCCTGGCCAAGATCGTGCCGATCACCCTGCTGATCATTCTTTTCCTGGTCTATCTGGTCCTCAACAACCTGCGCGATGCGTTGCTGGTGCTGGCGGCCGTGCCGTTTTCGCTGGTCGGCGGGGTGCTGGCCCTGTTGGTCACCGGGACGCCCTTCAGCATTTCGGCGGCGGTGGGATTCATCTCCTTGTTCGGCGTGGCCGTGCAGGGGGCGTTGATCCTCGTCAGCCGGATGCGGGATCTGCTGCAAGGGGGATACGAAATTCGGGAAGCGATTTTGAAGAGCGCGGAAGTCCGGATGCGGCCGGTGCTTATGACCTCGCTGGCCGCCGCGATCGGGCTGTTGCCTGCGGCGGTCGCGAACGGCATCGGAGCCCAATCTCAGCAGCCGTTGGCGCGGGTGGTGGTGGGCGGCATGTTGACCTCAGCCGCCCTGATTCTGTTCGTGTTACCTGTGTTGTACCAGCTCCTGCATCGATTCCAGGTGCGACCGGACAAGACGGAGGCAACCGTCAGCCCCCGTCCAACGCGCGATCCAGATCGAAGGCAGCGCTGATGAGCGCCAGGTGCGTGAAGGCCTGGGGAAAATTGCCCAAGGCCTCTCCGCTGTCTCCGGTTTCCTCCGCGTAAAGGCCGAGGTGGTTGGCATAGCCGAGCATCCGCTCGAACAGCAGCTGCGCCTCATCCAACTTTCGGCGATCCGTCCGCCCGGCCCGCGCGAGGGCCTCCACCAGCCAAAAACTGCACATATTGAACGTGCCTTCCGTACCCGTGAGCCCATCCATACCAGTCGCGGCGTCGTAGCGATGGACGAGGCCGTCGGAGACGAGTCCGCCCTCGGGCGGCGGACGGTTGATCGCCTCCAATGTACTGAGCATCCGTGGGTCGGTCGGCGAAATGAAACGCACCAGCGGCATGATCAAGTTGGAGGCATCCAGCGAATCGCTGCCGTACGATTGCACGAAGGCGCCGCGTGATTCGTCCCAGCCCTTCGTCATGATCTCCTCATACAGGCGGTCCCGCATGGTCAACCATTTGAGGTGGTCGGCCGGCAGTGAACGTTTGTGCGAGAGGCGCAAGCCTCGATCCAACGCCACCCAACACATGAGTTTGGAATAGACAAAGTGACGGCGGCCGCCGCGCACTTCCCAAATGCCCTCGTCCTCGCGCGTCCAGTTCTGGCAAAGCCAATCGAGCGAATTCCGGACATGGGACCACCCCAGGTAGGAAATGGGGACGACGTACTTATCACACAGGTAAACGGAATCCAGCAGTTCACCGTAGATGTCCAGTTGTAAATGCCGATAGGCGCCGTTGCCGATCCTGACCGGCCGCGAGCCCTTGTACCCGTCCAGGTGGTCGAGGACCAGCTCGGTCAAATCGGTCCGGCCGTCGATGCCGTAGACGATTTGCAACGGGCCCGGCGCTTCGCTCTCGTTGCGGGCCCGTGCGTTCAACCAGTGCATGAAGGCCGCGGCTTCACGGGTAAAGCCGATGCGGATCAATCCGTAGACGGTGAAGGCCGAGTCCCTGATCCAGGTGTAGCGATAGTCCCAGTTGCGGACCCCGCCGATCTGTTCCGGGAGACTGCAGGTCGGAGCGGCGACGATCGCGCCGGTGGGTTCGAAGGTCAGCAGCTTCAAGACCAGGGCGGACCGGGACACCATTTCGCGCCATCGTCCGGTGTAGCGGCTGTGCGACAACCATTCATGCCAGAACTGCACGGTGGTTTCGAACATCTCGATGGCGTGGTTGTCCGACAGCGCGGCCCCGCACCGCTTCCCCTCGTCGATTTCCCGCAGGACACAGACCGCATGTTCCCCACGCTGCAACGTAAACTCGGCGATGACTCCCCGCTCGTCCTGTTTGAGCGGCAGGGTCGTCGCCAATCCCAACGTCAGCGCCGCCGTGGAAAACACCGCGCCGCTCGAGTTGAGGTGGGTCTCGTGGGGGGTCCGCGCATAATCGAAGGCGGGATGACAGGTGAGACAAAACGTCATCTGGCCGCGCACCACTTTGACCCGCCGGATCAGCTGATGATACAGGTCGGGACCTGTGCCGCCGACCGGCATGAAGTCTTCGATTTCGCCGACGCCTTCGCTGGAAAGAAAGCGCGTGATCAGCACGTTGGTCTCGGGCCAGTAAAATTGTTTGGTGGTGAACCGAGCCGTTTTCGGGGCGATGCTGAATCGCCCGCCCTTGGCGTCATCGAGAATGGCCGCGAAGACGCTGGGAGAATCGAAGTGCGGAAAACACAACCAATCGATGCTGCCGTCTCGCCCCACCAGGGCGGCGGTGCGCATGTTGCCGATGATGCCGTAGTTTTCAATAGGCTGATAGGCCATGGGACATCCCTCGTGCCATCCGTTCCACGTCGTCGTTCGACGATACCAGAAATGCCGTGATCTCGGCCAGAGCCGCGGATCATGACATGCCGTTGACATGCCGTGCCGTCGGATCGCACTGGTTCAGTCCATCCGCTCTGCCCGCACGACGTAACGCAGAGGCCCGCCGGCCCTGATCGCATCGAAAGGGAAACAGGTCACGAGGACAAGGTCCGGCCTGCCATGCCGGATGGGAATGAGGTCCCGCCGTGAATCCAGGATCAGTCGTTCGATCACCCGGTACTGTCGTATGGTCCCATCGGTGCCTGTAAGGTCGAATCGGTCGTTCGGTTTCACATCCTTCAAAAATCGAAAGTGTGTGTCGCGATGTCCGGTCAGGACCATGGTGCCTTCCCGGCCGGGCAGGGCCGTGGAACCGACATGAGCCGGGCCGAAGGCCAAGGTCCGGCCATAGGCGCCCGCGAGGACGATCAGGTCCGCGGCAGGACGTTGCATGTGGAGGCGCGCCACCGGCCAGGTATCGGCCCAGGGCCATGGCTTGGGCATCGGATCCCCCGCCAGCGCGCGGGCCCAGGCCCGCTGCAGCAGAAGCTGCGCGAGCCCGGCCTTCGCATAGATCCAGGACCCCTCCCAGACCTGCCACAGCCCGATGGCGAGGAGGCCCACCATCACCGTAGTCAGAAGGAGGGAAGCCGGTCTGGTCGACCTCATGCGACTTCCTTGCGTAGTCTCAACAACAACCAGGCGAGCATGAGCGCCGCCAACCCCAGCAGAATGTGCAACTGACCGCTTGTCGCAGTCTTCGGCAAACCGGTGAGCGAGGCTTGATCCTGCAGGCTCGCAAGGTTCGTCGCCCGGTCCTGGTCGGCTGTGGGGCTGTCAGTCGGCCTGGCAGGGGTCACATCCACCGCCACCAAACTCGTGTACTGACTGACTAGGTGATGTGCGAGTGCCACATCGAGCACCGCTTTACGGATCACCTCCTCAAGGCCTCCCTTGTAGGTCTCATCCGTCAGCGCCGCAATCTTCTGCCTGGCCCAGTACACCGACAGGCCTCCATGAGAGGCTGAGTTCGTGAAAGAGACAGGAAGGGTCCAAGGTTGGCTTCCTGCCAGGCCGCGCAGGATCGCCTGTGGGGGGAGCGATCCGGCCTTGATCGAGAGGACGATCGGTTCGCCTTCATACAGGTCGGCGATCTGCGCCGGGTACTGTTCCAGGCCGGACCATCCGGTTTGCTCGATCATGATGTCGTTGAGCACGGGACGCTCGAGCTTCTTGAACAGGCCGTCCAGCTTGTCCTTCACCTCATTCACGTTGCCGATATAGGTGAAGGTGCCGCGGCCTGATTCGGCGGCCTTTCGCATCAGATGGCTGTTGGGCGTGGATCCGATGCCGATGGTGAACAGCCTCCTCGTGCCGATGCGATGGTGCAGCAGCTCGAACAGCACCTCTTCATTGCCGACCTGGCCGTCGGTGAGGAGGATGATCTGTTGGAATCGCGAACGATCCTGCGGGCTCTTGAGCGCCTGTCTCAAGGCGGGGAGCACTTCGGTTCCGCCGTCGGCCGAGAGCTGTTCGGTGTAGCGGACGGCCTGTTTGATCGTCGTGGTCGTCACCGGTTGAGGAGTGGGGAAAAGCGACCGGACGATGTTGTTGAATTGAATGATGTTGAATCGATCCTGGGTGGTCAGCCGCGTGAGGGCGGCGGCCACCGATGTTTTCGCCTGCTCGATCGACGGGCCGGCCATGGATCCCGATGTATCGATGACGAATGTGAGGTCGCGCGGCATGCGCGGAGTCTTGTCGTCCTGCTTGGTCGGAGGGACGAGCATCAGGAGGGCATAGGTCTCGCCGTTCTTTTGTTCGGTAAAGATCCTGGCCATCGGCTCGGTGCGAGCTGTCGGGTGCCAGATGAGTAGGAAGTCGCGATCCGCCGGCACTGCGTCCGCCTTGAGACTGACCTGATAGCCGCCCTCCTGGTCCGGGATGACGATGATGGGATGGAAAGGCGACTCGACTTTGGCGACGGGAAAGCCGGGATCGAGGGTCAGCGACAGGCTGACCGGGTTGATGGAGCCTTGGCTGGGGGCCTGCACCGGCGGCGTGATGCGGGAGGCATCCGGGACGCGGTCCGTATCCAAGGTGGTGCCCGATCCCTGGGGGGCCTGGTTTTCTATGACCACCGGCGTGCCGGGAATGTAACGAGGTCCGACTGCCATGGGAAAGCGGAGCTGAAACTGTTCGTTCTCGTAGCGGATGGTTTCCTGGTATTCGATTTCGATGGTGACCCGTTCTCCCGGGCCGATGTTGGCCACGGAGGTCGTAAAGATGTTCGGCCGTTCCTGTTCGACGAGGCTGGTCCGCTTCCCTTCCTGTTTGGCCCGTTCATAGGCCTTCTTGGCCTCGGTCCGTTCCTTGATCTGCCCTTCGATGATTCGCTCACCGACTTTCATGCGGAGGTGGTCCACCGCGGCGGTGTCAGGCAAGGGGAATACATAGATACCTTCCAGCCAGTCTCCCTTCTTCTTGCTCGGGTTCGTAAATTCCTGCCTGACCGTCGCGCGCGCGATGATGCCGGTGACGGCGATCTGCACGTCGCTCTTCAAGAGGGGGGCCGGTGTAAATCGACCGGCCTGGTTGGTTTTGAACAGCAACGTGCCTTCCGTAACTTCGTTGATGCCCATGGTGGGAACCATGCCGATGCTGAGGGATTCCGCCGGTTCGGCAGATGAAGCCGGTGCAGGTGGAGTGACCATACCCAGGGTTGCGAAGAAGGCCCAGAGGATCAGGTCTGCCGCACGTTGTCGCGCAGGGTAGCGTCGGGCACAGAGAAAGTCATTCAACATAGTGTCCTCGTTTCGTCACATCTGTGGATCTTCTGCGGGCTGGCCTGGGAAAGACGGTGTGTCTTTCCCAGGTGCGGCACCCGACATTGGCTAATTGTCGGTGGTCGGTTCGGTGGTGGTTTCCGTCTGGTCGGAAGGATCGGACAGAAGGCTCTCGCCGTTTGAACCGATCGCTCCAAACCCGATCGAAGGATCGCTGCCTGCTTCGAGGGGATCGGTCGCAGTCTCAACGGCAGCGGCGGCGGGAATCATCAAGTGTTCCCGGCCGACCTTTCGCATTTCCATATGTACCCGCCGGTTCATCCGGCGGCAGAGGTCGCTGCCGTCGATGCAGAGGGCCCCTTCTTCACCGAGGCTGACGGTGCGAATCGATGTTTCGGGAACACCCAATGAGATCAGCTGTTGCTTGACGGTTTCAGCGCGCTTCATGCCCAGGATCTTGTTGAAGCTCATCGACCCCTGTTGGTCCGTATAGCCCTGGAGCAGGACACCCCAGTCCGGTTCGCCCTTGAGAAACTCCGCGTGGCGTTGCAGGTCTGCCTTGGCATCGTCGGTCAAGCCCTTGCGTCCGATTTCAAACTGGATGTCATCGTGCAGGACGTCCAGGCTTCGGGCGGCAAGCGGGGCTGCCTCCACGTTGGTGGTAGGGATCGGTGCTGTGACCGGTGTGGTGTTGTCGGTCGAGGTCTTGAGGGCTTGCGACACCTGGGTGCCGTTGAGGGCTTCCGTGGAAGGGTTGCTATGGGCCGCCTCGTCCGCCTGTGAGTAGTACCAGAATGATGCGACGACGATCGCCAGGAACAGGATGAGACCGCTGAGGATGTAGGTGTCCCTCATGTCTTTATCCGGTCCTGTGATCTTGGGGGCGATCGGTCCCGTACTGACGGTGGCTGTGGGTGTCTTCTGCATGGTCGCGTGCTCCTTCTGTTGTGGGGGCGGATAAGACCGGCTCGTTGGTTGATGTTCGACGAGTGTCGCTTGCCTTGTCGTTGCGGGGGCGGCTGGTCGTTCTCACCTCCTTCCTCGCCGCGTGCTCGCCGTTGCACGATGCCTAGAGCAAGCGAAGGACCAGGCGAAGGAAGGGGGGCGAAAACGTTAAAACCAAAGAGGAACAAGGAGTTAGAGAATATGCAGGGATGCGAGGGGAAGCCGGTTCATGCGGGGATCAGCGGGGGATGCGGGGATGGCCCCGCAAGGATGCGGATGCGGCAACTGAGGATCGTAACAGTTGGGTGATCACTGTGCTTGCGCCACAGGTAATCTCAGGAGAATAGGAATGAGGGAGTAGCCAGATCGCCCTTCTTGCTCGCAGAACGCGCACGATGAAGCTGTGCTCGTCCGATGCGCGCAGTGAAGGACGATCCGGTTACTCCCTTGAAGGACAATAAGTGTTGAGGGGTGGCCGTCGGTCTCCTGGGAGACACGGTCGGCTCACCATCTCGCCGGCATTCGCAGATATTGCGCTGGTTCTTGCCCGCCTCACGCACCCATACAGTGAGCAGGGGAACGAGGCAACCTGTGTTGTCCCCTTGCTCGCGCAACGGGCGGCCTCCGAAGACCCTCGTTGGACGCGCGCAGTTGGAGACTACCCAGGTCGCTTCCCGAGAGGAAATTAGGCGTACATGCTTGGACAGAGCATGGCAAACTCAGCCGACGACGGAGGGAAAGCCTGCCATGGCACCATCTCGATTTGCCGCAGATTTCAGAATATATTCCCAACAGGGAGCACAGACGGGCAGTGGAGCAACATTGAATTTTACATTAGACTTTGCCCACCACCAGTTTATAGACAGCATAAACGATATGGCGTGGACAAGCCGCAGGAAAGCTGCCGGTTAGGAGGTGGAGCATGACATCACCATTTGATGGCTTGCAGGTGCCCCCTGAGTTGGTATGCGAGTTCTTCGCCGTCTTTTCGCGTTTTGAGTACACACTCAAGGCATCTGGTTTTGTCGAGAAAGGTCCAAAGGGGAGGGCTAGGCCAAATTGGAAAGAGTACGCTCAGTATGTTGCTGCCCATATTTCAACCGATAACAATGCTGAATTGGGACAGGCCATCAGGGAGCTCATCGATAATCCGCCTCAAGTCCAAATAGCGCAAGGTAAGACGGCAGTTTGGCAGCCTGCGCCGCTTTGCGGACAAACTGAGATTGAGTGCGCATTGGAAGCGATCCAACGGGTAAGGAATAATCTTTTTCACGGAGGAAAGCACACATCTCACTCTCCTGCAGGCAGGGATGAGAAGCTCTTACGCGCGGCGCTCATGGTGCTAAACAGCTGCCTCTCGACCGATGATGGGTTCAGAGCAATATATGAGCAAGCTGGATTGTGATCGTCCAATCTCTTGGAGTGCCAACAATTGAGAACTTTTCCCCTTGCTGATCGAAGGATTTGTGTTTCGAACAAAATATCTCCGCACCAGCGCCTCCACCGATTTGAAATGCCGCACCGGGAGGTTCTTGAAGCGCCGTTTGCGATCAAGAAGGGTTTAGTCGGCAGGGGCAATCAGAATCCCATGACGAGGCATGTTTCTCTCTGATTAGGCGGCTGTGCCCACGAGGCTTTCCAGGGGAATGCGAAGTTCCCGGTGGAGTCTACGAATCATTTCCAAGGAGAGGTTTCGCTTCTTG
Protein-coding regions in this window:
- a CDS encoding CzcABC family efflux RND transporter, transmembrane protein, with protein sequence MIERLVLFALKQRLVVCVAGLALLFGGLYAFHVLDVVAYPDPSPPMIEVITQYPGWSGEQMERAITLPIEMALQGMPGLTEIRSLSIFGLSDIKVYFEFGTDYFRDRQEILNRLQLTTLPQNVQPTISPWSAIAEIYRYELTGEQTSLTDLKTIQDWQIRREFKRVPGVIDVSTFGGTTKEYHVELDPGQLMSYNVTLDQVMDGLTKSNTDVGGNYLTLGGQSFNIRGMGLIKTLDDIANTVVTQKEGTPVFVRNLGKTSIGSRVRLGKVGIDDRDDVVEGVVLLQRGAKALPVLDKVHEKVQDLNSRKLPQGVAIKTFYDRTVLIHTTIETVVDILIAGILLVSVILYLFLGHFRTSMIVALTVPVALLFTFGMMVLSGQSANLISLGAVDFGIIVDSTLIMVESIFYHLAHKPSQGFTLPMHIIRAAREVGRPIFFATTIIVVAFLPLFTMTGVPGKVFAPMSLTYGFALSGALLMAFTLAPALCSLLLDGPISERDTAVVEFLSRRYLALLNWGLQREWLVIGIAIVSLVLAMAAVPFIGGEFMPALEEGNIWMRTTFPVDISFEEAAHLVTQIRAIFRQFPEVISAASQLGRPDDGTDPTSFFNAEFLVTLKPFKEWRGEVRTKKALIDRIEQRLANIPGVTFNFSQAIQDNVQEAMSGVKGENAVKLYGGDLQTLERLAKQIEQAMKGVRGVKDLGILHLLGQPNLVIEVNREECARYGLKVGDVNDVVQAAIGGQAVTQVYEGERWFDLVVRFLPEFRRDLESIGNIVVSTPEGARIPLKQLASITEQTGAFIVYRENNERYIPIKFSVRGRDLEGTVREAQERIEKQVRFPAGYRIEWHGEFDQLQEEKVRLAKIVPITLLIILFLVYLVLNNLRDALLVLAAVPFSLVGGVLALLVTGTPFSISAAVGFISLFGVAVQGALILVSRMRDLLQGGYEIREAILKSAEVRMRPVLMTSLAAAIGLLPAAVANGIGAQSQQPLARVVVGGMLTSAALILFVLPVLYQLLHRFQVRPDKTEATVSPRPTRDPDRRQR
- a CDS encoding Glucoamylase, which translates into the protein MAYQPIENYGIIGNMRTAALVGRDGSIDWLCFPHFDSPSVFAAILDDAKGGRFSIAPKTARFTTKQFYWPETNVLITRFLSSEGVGEIEDFMPVGGTGPDLYHQLIRRVKVVRGQMTFCLTCHPAFDYARTPHETHLNSSGAVFSTAALTLGLATTLPLKQDERGVIAEFTLQRGEHAVCVLREIDEGKRCGAALSDNHAIEMFETTVQFWHEWLSHSRYTGRWREMVSRSALVLKLLTFEPTGAIVAAPTCSLPEQIGGVRNWDYRYTWIRDSAFTVYGLIRIGFTREAAAFMHWLNARARNESEAPGPLQIVYGIDGRTDLTELVLDHLDGYKGSRPVRIGNGAYRHLQLDIYGELLDSVYLCDKYVVPISYLGWSHVRNSLDWLCQNWTREDEGIWEVRGGRRHFVYSKLMCWVALDRGLRLSHKRSLPADHLKWLTMRDRLYEEIMTKGWDESRGAFVQSYGSDSLDASNLIMPLVRFISPTDPRMLSTLEAINRPPPEGGLVSDGLVHRYDAATGMDGLTGTEGTFNMCSFWLVEALARAGRTDRRKLDEAQLLFERMLGYANHLGLYAEETGDSGEALGNFPQAFTHLALISAAFDLDRALDGG
- a CDS encoding LPXTG-site transpeptidase family protein → MRSTRPASLLLTTVMVGLLAIGLWQVWEGSWIYAKAGLAQLLLQRAWARALAGDPMPKPWPWADTWPVARLHMQRPAADLIVLAGAYGRTLAFGPAHVGSTALPGREGTMVLTGHRDTHFRFLKDVKPNDRFDLTGTDGTIRQYRVIERLILDSRRDLIPIRHGRPDLVLVTCFPFDAIRAGGPLRYVVRAERMD
- a CDS encoding Inter-alpha-trypsin inhibitor domain protein, whose product is MLNDFLCARRYPARQRAADLILWAFFATLGMVTPPAPASSAEPAESLSIGMVPTMGINEVTEGTLLFKTNQAGRFTPAPLLKSDVQIAVTGIIARATVRQEFTNPSKKKGDWLEGIYVFPLPDTAAVDHLRMKVGERIIEGQIKERTEAKKAYERAKQEGKRTSLVEQERPNIFTTSVANIGPGERVTIEIEYQETIRYENEQFQLRFPMAVGPRYIPGTPVVIENQAPQGSGTTLDTDRVPDASRITPPVQAPSQGSINPVSLSLTLDPGFPVAKVESPFHPIIVIPDQEGGYQVSLKADAVPADRDFLLIWHPTARTEPMARIFTEQKNGETYALLMLVPPTKQDDKTPRMPRDLTFVIDTSGSMAGPSIEQAKTSVAAALTRLTTQDRFNIIQFNNIVRSLFPTPQPVTTTTIKQAVRYTEQLSADGGTEVLPALRQALKSPQDRSRFQQIILLTDGQVGNEEVLFELLHHRIGTRRLFTIGIGSTPNSHLMRKAAESGRGTFTYIGNVNEVKDKLDGLFKKLERPVLNDIMIEQTGWSGLEQYPAQIADLYEGEPIVLSIKAGSLPPQAILRGLAGSQPWTLPVSFTNSASHGGLSVYWARQKIAALTDETYKGGLEEVIRKAVLDVALAHHLVSQYTSLVAVDVTPARPTDSPTADQDRATNLASLQDQASLTGLPKTATSGQLHILLGLAALMLAWLLLRLRKEVA
- a CDS encoding peptidoglycan associated lipoprotein; this encodes MQKTPTATVSTGPIAPKITGPDKDMRDTYILSGLILFLAIVVASFWYYSQADEAAHSNPSTEALNGTQVSQALKTSTDNTTPVTAPIPTTNVEAAPLAARSLDVLHDDIQFEIGRKGLTDDAKADLQRHAEFLKGEPDWGVLLQGYTDQQGSMSFNKILGMKRAETVKQQLISLGVPETSIRTVSLGEEGALCIDGSDLCRRMNRRVHMEMRKVGREHLMIPAAAAVETATDPLEAGSDPSIGFGAIGSNGESLLSDPSDQTETTTEPTTDN